The window CCGGTCCCCTGCTCGGCCGAGACGAGTAGCGTTGGAAACGGCGTGCCGAACGCTTCTCTCGCGATCTCCAGCCGGATGTCCGCGGCCTCGTCGTCGCACTTGTTCGCGACGAGCAGCGTCTTGAGCGCGTAGACGGTCGGGTCGTCGTCCGCCGGGGCGTCCCCGCCGATGAGTTCGCGCCGGGCCTGTTTGAGCCGGTCGATGGTCGCCTGCGTGGCGGCGGGGCCGTCGTCGTCGGCCAGATCGATGAACAATACCGCCGCGTCGGCCGCCCGAGTGATGTCGGTTATGAAGTGTTCGTAGTGGTCTGCCGTGATCGGCGGGAGGTCGACGAGTTGGACGCGGACGTCTTCGAACTCCATCATCCCGGGGATCGGCTCGCGGGTCGTAAACGGATACGGGGCGACGGCCGGATTGGCCTTCGTCAATCGGGTCAGGAGGCGGGACTTGCCGGCGTTCGGCGGGCCGAGGAAGACGACCTGCCCGGCCCCCTGTTTGGGGATCTTGAACGTCCCAGGGGCGGCTTTCTTCGGTCCGGACTTTTCCTGCTCGATCTGGTCGGTGAGTTCGCTGATCTTGGTTTTGAGGATGACCTGAACTTTCTCGCTCGCCTTGTGCTTGGGCAGGATCACCCACATTTCCTTCAGCGCGACGAGCTTCTCCTCCGCGGTCGGAGCCTTCTTGTACCGGGCTTCGGCGTCGTGGTATTGCGGGGGGAGGTTGACGGCCATCGGGGGCACAATCCTACTAGGCGCGGGTGGAGACGTTGGGCTATTCTGGCCCGCCCGGTGGAATGCGTCTACGTCAGTGTTGCGCGATCGCTTGCCGCCCCGAGAGGCTCCTGATGCCGGATTCCGACCTGTCGCCCGAGCCTCGCCCGCCGCACGGCTCCACGGCAGCCTTCTGCGTGTGGGGTTTGTGGGCGGTTCTCACGCTCGCCGGACTGGGATTCGTCGCCTTTTTCGGTCGGAACGTGCCGTACGTGGACGAGTGGGAATTCCTCGACGCGCTCTCCGGAGAAACGCCACTACTGCCGTGGGCGTGGGAGGTTCACTCGGAGCACCGCTACCCGTTGCCGCGGCTCGTCTGGGTCGGGTTGTACCAGACGGCCCACGACCTGCGGGTGGCGATGGGGGTTAACGTCCTTCTGTTGGGCGCCGGGGCGGCCGCGGGGATCGCCGCGGCGCGAGCCGTTCGGGGGCGCACCGCCCTGGCCGATGTGGTGTTTCCGCTCATGTTTCTACACCCGGGGCACTACGAAAACCTGCTGATGAGTTACCAGGTCTGTTTCACCGTCGGGGTCGCCCTCGCGACCACAGTAGTCGGAATGTCGGCCGGGCAGGTAACCGGGTGGGGATTGTCACGGACGGTTTGCGCGGCCTTCCTGATCGCGGTTCTGCCGTTGTGCGGTACGGCCGGGGTGTTCTACGCCGCTGCCGGCGTGATCTGGCTCGCGGCGGTGGGCTTCACGGCTGTTAGGGCCGGGGAATACGGGCGCGCCGCCGTCTTGTCGGCGGCTGCGGCGGCTGCGGTGGCGGTCATGGCCGCCATCGCCGGGCAATACCCCGGGTCGCCGGCGGCCGACTTTCCGCGGACCACGGCCGGCGTGATCGGGTTCTTCGCCCGGTCCATGGCGAGCGTATTCGGCCCGGCGGCGGCGTGGTTTTGGCCGGTCTGCTGTGTGGCGGTGGGCGGCACGTTCCTGGCCGGGGTGGCGGCCGCATGCCGCGAATGGTCGCTGGCGATGTGGCCCGAGTGGCTCGGGTTCGCGGCAGTGCTGGGTGCCGCGACGGCGCTGGCGGCCGGGTTGACCTGGGGGCGGTGCTGGGCCGGCGGCGACGCCGCATTCATTTCCCGGTACGCGGCCCTCGTCCTCCCGGGAATGGTCGGGGTGTATTTGCTCGCTCTCAAGGTCGGCGGCCAGCGGCTCCGCGTCTGCGCTCCGACGGCTCTGGCCGTTCTTGCGGCCGTGGCGTGGCCCTGGAACGTCCAACTCGGGTGCCGAAAGGCTGTCTGGCTCTCCGATTTGGAAGACGCGATCGTCGTGGATTACCGCGATGGCTTGCCGATCAAGCTGATCCGCGAGCGGTACGACTGGCAGCTGTTGGTCAACATGCCCGACATGGACGACCGGCTGGCCCAGGCTCCGGATCTCGGGTTCTTGCCCTCCGTACCCGCCCGCCGACTCAAGAGTACGACTGTCCCTGTTGATCTCGTCGTGCCGGAAGGCGGCAAAGGGCGGATTGATCTCCCGGACCGCAAAAAGAGTGTGGCTGTCCGCGTTCAGGGGCTGTTTCGCCCCCGGGCCGACCGGCTCGCGGACTGTCGCCTGCGCACCGGGACCGGCGACACGGAAAACCGGGCGGAGCAGTTCCAGGTTCCGACGAACACGCTCGTTCACGTCATCACGCGGGTAACGGACGCCGACGCCTTTTTAACGATCGAGATGCACGCGGGCTTCCAGGCGGAGTTGCACATCACCCAAATCGACATCTTGTGTGACGAATGATCGATAAGAATTCGAGCAAATCGGTCAGCTTCGGCCCCACGCCAACCACTTGTCGAGCAGCCATTTCACGGCCGGCGTCAGTCGCGTCCGGGCGTATGCGTCGGCGATTTTCTTGATCGCTTCGGACTGGGTCGGGTACGGGTGAATCGTCTTGCCGATGGCTCGTAGCCCGAGCCCGTTGACCATCGCCAGTGTCACTTCCGCGATCATTTCCCCGGGGAGAGAGGAGACAATCGTTCCGCCGAGAATCTTGTCCGAGTTCGGGTGAACGAGGAGCTTGACGAACCCGTCGATTTCGCCGTCGATGACCGCGCGGTCCACGCGGGCGAGTTCTTGGGCGAACACGCGGTACGGCACTCCGCGCGACCGGGCATCGCGCTCGGTCAGCCCGACGCTCGCGATTTCGGGTGACGTGTACGTGCAGCGTGGGATGGTGAGCGCGCTGACGCGGGCACCGCCTTTGAACAAAGCATTCTGGAGAACGACGCGGGCCATCGCGTCCGCCGCGTGGGTGAACTTGTGGGTCGAGCAGGCGTCGCCAGCGGCGTACACGCGGGGATTGCTGGTGCGGAGGTGATCGTCCACCCGGACGCCGTGATGCGGGTCGTAAGTGACACCAGCCTTGTCCAAATCGAGCCTGTCCACGTTCGGTAAACGACCCGCACCCACAAGAATGGTATCCACCGCGACTTCGTGGGCGTCGTCTTCCCGGCGCACATGCAAAACCTTATCCCTGTCCCGCTGTTCGGCTCGCGTCACTTCGCAGCCGAGCAGCAAGTCAATGCCGTCGTACCGCAGAGCGGCTTCGACCCGCGCGGCCGCGTCGGGATCTTCTTTCGGTAGTACCTGAGTGTGCTTCCCGATGAGCGTGACCCGCGAGCCGAGCCGGGCGAACGCCTGAGCCAGTTCGCACCCGACCGGCCCCGCGCCGATCACCGCGAGCCGCCGCGGCAGGGCCGTTAGCGCGAAGACGGATTCGTAGGTCAGAAAGCCAGTCACTTCGAGACCGGGAATCGAAGGTATGGCCGCACGGGAACCGGTCGCGATCACCGCACGCCGGAAGGGAAGGATTTGTTCCCCGACCGCGATGGTAGCCGGTCCAGCAAATGTCCCAGTCCCAAGAAATACATCGACGCCGAGGCAGCGAAACCGGGCGGCGGAGTCGTGCGAACTGAGCCCGGCACGGGTCGCGCGGACGCGCTCCATGACCGCCGCAAAATCGACGCTCCAGCCGTCCGGAACGCGCACGCCGAACCGCCCCGCGTCCCGGACGGCCGCCACCGCACGTGCGGCACGAATGAGCGTCTTGGACGGCACGCAGCCCGCGTTCAGGCAGTCGCCGCCCAATAGGTCGCGCTCGACCAAAGCGACTTTAGCGCCCAGTCCGGCGGCGCCGGCCGCCGCGATCAATCCAGCAGACCCGCCGCCGATTACGACGAGGTTGTAACGCCTTGCCGGGATCGGATTGATCCAGTCGGCGGGTCGTGTGTTCGCCAGCAAGTTCGCGTCGTGTTCGTCGCCCGGAAGAGTTGCGATGGCCAAGCGAAGTGCCCGCGGCCGGCGGGCCCGCTCAGGAGTGATACTCTGAGCGGACCCGCATGGGGAAATGGAGGCTTACTCGACCGTGTCGCCGCGATCCTTGAGGAGTTCTTCGTCTTCCTTGTCGTAACGGAATTCGACTTTGAGCAGGCTCAAGGCCAGGTCGCGGGCCTTCTTGCGAAGCTCGTCCTGGTGACGACCCGAGACGGTGGCACCCAGCGGACCCGACGCGGACGTCGGCCCGTACACCGTCAGTCCGAAGTCGTCCGCCGATTTATCAAACCGGGACTCGAGTACCGCGACGTAATAATGATTCTCGGGCCTATCGGCGAAGCTGAACGCGGTGGACAGCGGTTTGTCCTTGTTCTTGAGCAGGGCGTCGTACATTCCTTGCGACGGGTAGGGAATTCGGGCCGTCGGCTTGAGTTCGTACGGCCCGACCTGCGGCGTCGGGGATAGCATGTTGCTCGTCGAGACCAGCCGGGCCACGTTCGGAAGTTCAAAGGTTTCCACGCGGTCGCGGGCCTCCTTGTTCGCGAACGTCGCGGCGAACTCGGCCTTCTTGTCCAGGAGTTTCTGTTCGATCACCGCGGGACTGGCCCCGAGCGACTCGCACTGTTTGGCCAGTTCTTCCGCGGCTTTCTTGGCCAATTCCCGGGCCTTCTCGCGCCGCCACGCGGCCTCGGCCTTGGGTTTGGCTTTTTCGAACTCCCGGGCCGGTTCGGCGGGTTGCTCGGCCGTCCGCCACACCAGGAACAGGGGTTCGTCTTTCGACGGTCCCCTGATAGTGCCGGGGGTGTGATCCGGGTAAGTCTGGGGTTGGTACAACCCGACGGCCGGCTTGGGCGAACCGCCCAACGGGTTCGCATCGAAAAAGAACGGGATACCGAGGAAAGCCGGGTTCATGTAGTCGATCGGCGGGAATTGGAACCGGGCTGCCGCGTCTTGCTTCTCTTTCAGTGGCTTGAGCCCGTCGTCCAGAATGATCGAATACTGGTCGTGGAATTCCTTGGACGCGCCGGTACGAAACCCGCGGGGGGTTACGAACTCGGTCAGCGTTTTCAGCGCCTCGGCGGCGGCCTTGTCCTTCTGGGCCTGAGCGTCAGGGCCCGTCGCGATCGGGGCCGCGAGTTTGGCGAGGTCTTCGGTCAACTTGGACAGGTCGCGGTTGCAGATCATGCGGGCGAGGTCTTCCCGAACCTGTTGGGCCAACTGCCCCCGGACCACGTCGAGCGGGAACGGGCGGGTGGCGCGGAGTTGGGAAGCGGTCGTAGCCAGCGCGGCGGCCGGGAACCCGCCGCCGACGGGCGCCAGGAACACGGCGGGCAACGTCGCGAGTTTGGCACTTCGGTCGGCCGCGTAACCTTCGGCGACGAACAGCGCGGGCGCCGTCAGGACGCCTCCGCCGGTCGTGAGCGACCCGCCGAGGACGGCGGCCAGCGAGGCGATGGCCGCCGCGCGGATCACGCTCGTATCGATCGGGCGCGACGGCGGGCCGAAGAGCTTGACCGCCCAGTCGTCTTCCACGGCCCGCTGGTGTTGGAGCTTATAGTCCTCGTACTTCCGCGCCAGAACGCCGTCGGGGGCCGCGAGCGGGGCGGCCGCAACCAGGATGGAGGCCGCGGCCGGGCCGCCGGTGGGGGCGATCAGAAACCCGCCGACTTTCGTCATCACTTCGAGCTTCTTGAGCCCGTCCTCGGCCGCCGTTTTGTAGAACGGCTCGTCGCCCTTGGCCTCCAGCCACCCGATCTTCACCTTGCGCGGTTCGGACATCCCCGGGCGGGACGTGTCCGGGCTCGGTTCATAGCTGCGGTACTTGCTGAAGATCTCCCGCAACTCCTTTTCGGACGGCTGGCCCTCGACTTTGTCCAGATAATTGTCGACCGGCACGCTGATCAGGCCGTAGGTCGCGGGCGAGCAGAGTTCGCGGTAATAGTTGAAGTAATCGTAAGGCGCCTCGTACCCGAAACCGGAAGCGGAGATGTACTCCCGGCCGAGGACGGCGGCCTGGGCGGCGCGAACCCGGAACTCGTTCCCGAGCGATTCCCGGACGACGTCCGCGGTCAGTCGGCCGCGGTCCCGGCTGCCCTCGACCGCCTTCCAGTCGTCCGTGGTGACCGCGTTGAAGAATTCGTCGTTGACCAGTCTGTTCACGTCCGCGTCGGTGATGACGACGCCGAGTTGGTCCGCTTTCTTGAGCCACAGGTAGAAATCGAGGGCGTCTCGCCGGTTCGCGTTCGGCTGATTGGTGAAGTACAGTGCCTGCTGGCCGAAGGGGAGGCGGGCGTCGAGGTCGAGCAGGGAGCGGGCCGACTTCGCGGTCTCGCGGTCGACATCCTTTGAATTATTTGCGGCCGCAATCCCGTCGAGTTGTTCGGCGAACCGCGCGATGTTTTGTTTCCGATCGTTCGTGATGCCCTCGGGGGTCAGGCCGAACATCGCCATGAGGCGCGGGTTCTGCATCACCTGGGGGTTTCGCAGCAACCCCGCCTTTTGCGGGTCCAGGTAAAACGGACGGAAAGCCAGGAACTGCTGGACGACCTGTCGCCTCTCCGGGCTCATCTCCTTGGTGCCTTCGGCGACTTGCTTCTGGAGGTTGAAGACGGCCCGTTCGCCGGCTTCGGCCATATACTGGTTCACCACCGACCGCCGGCCGCGCAGTTGATCGAGTTCGTAGTCGGTGACTTTCTTACCTTCGACGAGGGCGACCGTCCGACCGCCGCGGGCCCCCCGCGTGCCCAGCCACCGCTGGACCGAATCAAAGAAGTCGCCCTTCCCGAAAGACAGGACGAAGGTGAACATCACGATGATGGTGAGCACGGCGAAAAGGATCTTTTGATTCCGCCGGAAAACATCAAACGGGTTGAAAGCCATGATTCGGCCTCAGGTTACGACACGGATTCCGGTCGCCGGCCGGGGACAGTCGGGCGGCGGGGATCTTGACAGTTCCGATACGACTGTACTAAGGGTGATGGAGCTTCGGTGGCCCTCAAGCTCCCGATTTTATGAACTTTGCGGGTCGTAACAACCGCAACACGGAGTTTCTACAGGTGCCTAGTCCACGCAAGAAAACGACGCCCGCCGCCACCGGGACGGACCCGAAGCCCGTGAAAAAGACGGCCCGGAAGGCGACACCCGC is drawn from Fimbriiglobus ruber and contains these coding sequences:
- a CDS encoding GTPase; amino-acid sequence: MAVNLPPQYHDAEARYKKAPTAEEKLVALKEMWVILPKHKASEKVQVILKTKISELTDQIEQEKSGPKKAAPGTFKIPKQGAGQVVFLGPPNAGKSRLLTRLTKANPAVAPYPFTTREPIPGMMEFEDVRVQLVDLPPITADHYEHFITDITRAADAAVLFIDLADDDGPAATQATIDRLKQARRELIGGDAPADDDPTVYALKTLLVANKCDDEAADIRLEIAREAFGTPFPTLLVSAEQGTGLDELRKAIYERLEVMRIYTKQPGKPPDMTSPFTCPIGSSLQEFAGYVHKDFEEGLKSARVWGSGAFDGQTVGRDHILHEKDVVELHL
- a CDS encoding mercuric reductase, yielding MAIATLPGDEHDANLLANTRPADWINPIPARRYNLVVIGGGSAGLIAAAGAAGLGAKVALVERDLLGGDCLNAGCVPSKTLIRAARAVAAVRDAGRFGVRVPDGWSVDFAAVMERVRATRAGLSSHDSAARFRCLGVDVFLGTGTFAGPATIAVGEQILPFRRAVIATGSRAAIPSIPGLEVTGFLTYESVFALTALPRRLAVIGAGPVGCELAQAFARLGSRVTLIGKHTQVLPKEDPDAAARVEAALRYDGIDLLLGCEVTRAEQRDRDKVLHVRREDDAHEVAVDTILVGAGRLPNVDRLDLDKAGVTYDPHHGVRVDDHLRTSNPRVYAAGDACSTHKFTHAADAMARVVLQNALFKGGARVSALTIPRCTYTSPEIASVGLTERDARSRGVPYRVFAQELARVDRAVIDGEIDGFVKLLVHPNSDKILGGTIVSSLPGEMIAEVTLAMVNGLGLRAIGKTIHPYPTQSEAIKKIADAYARTRLTPAVKWLLDKWLAWGRS
- a CDS encoding cell envelope integrity protein TolA produces the protein MAFNPFDVFRRNQKILFAVLTIIVMFTFVLSFGKGDFFDSVQRWLGTRGARGGRTVALVEGKKVTDYELDQLRGRRSVVNQYMAEAGERAVFNLQKQVAEGTKEMSPERRQVVQQFLAFRPFYLDPQKAGLLRNPQVMQNPRLMAMFGLTPEGITNDRKQNIARFAEQLDGIAAANNSKDVDRETAKSARSLLDLDARLPFGQQALYFTNQPNANRRDALDFYLWLKKADQLGVVITDADVNRLVNDEFFNAVTTDDWKAVEGSRDRGRLTADVVRESLGNEFRVRAAQAAVLGREYISASGFGYEAPYDYFNYYRELCSPATYGLISVPVDNYLDKVEGQPSEKELREIFSKYRSYEPSPDTSRPGMSEPRKVKIGWLEAKGDEPFYKTAAEDGLKKLEVMTKVGGFLIAPTGGPAAASILVAAAPLAAPDGVLARKYEDYKLQHQRAVEDDWAVKLFGPPSRPIDTSVIRAAAIASLAAVLGGSLTTGGGVLTAPALFVAEGYAADRSAKLATLPAVFLAPVGGGFPAAALATTASQLRATRPFPLDVVRGQLAQQVREDLARMICNRDLSKLTEDLAKLAAPIATGPDAQAQKDKAAAEALKTLTEFVTPRGFRTGASKEFHDQYSIILDDGLKPLKEKQDAAARFQFPPIDYMNPAFLGIPFFFDANPLGGSPKPAVGLYQPQTYPDHTPGTIRGPSKDEPLFLVWRTAEQPAEPAREFEKAKPKAEAAWRREKARELAKKAAEELAKQCESLGASPAVIEQKLLDKKAEFAATFANKEARDRVETFELPNVARLVSTSNMLSPTPQVGPYELKPTARIPYPSQGMYDALLKNKDKPLSTAFSFADRPENHYYVAVLESRFDKSADDFGLTVYGPTSASGPLGATVSGRHQDELRKKARDLALSLLKVEFRYDKEDEELLKDRGDTVE